A window of Mangifera indica cultivar Alphonso chromosome 13, CATAS_Mindica_2.1, whole genome shotgun sequence contains these coding sequences:
- the LOC123195302 gene encoding cell division cycle protein 27 homolog B isoform X2 produces the protein MEQLVTTLLGLFTGAAEEADVVFGEAAALRIQKQYLHQGSTSLNLYSSNEDRNLVFSKNFGSDDVSPRQLKNMQTNNLRDIPGNYHGASMLAGASSQPLNGGPSNMSFYNTPSPVATQLSGVAPPPLCRNVQLNGSNLNTLGTDSFPKSTVNSTIQAPRRKFVDEGKLRKISGRLFSDSGPRRSTRLSGEAGNNANASVTMVAGNGTSSSSKHLGGSKFSSVALRSVTVRKGQSWANENVDEGVCNEAFDDSRASISSTNSSSLPCGDSRTVAQGAIMPTGGVSLSDSRVISGTSEILGLLRILGEGYRLSCMFRCQDALDTYLKLPHKHYNTGWVLSQVGKSYFELVDYIEADRAFSLARRASPYCLEGMDIYSTVLYHLKEDMKLSYLAQELITTDRLAPQSWCAMGNCYSLQKDHETALKNFQRAVQLNARFSYGHTLCGHEYVALEDFENGIRSYQSALLVDARHYNAWYGLGMIFLRQEKFEFSEHHFRMAFQINPRSSVIMSYLGTALHALKRSEEAIEVMEKAILADKKNPLPMYQKANILASLENFEEALKVLEELKEYAPRESSVYALMGKIYKRHNMHNKALLHYGLALDLKPPATDVAAIKAAIEKLHVPDEIEDNL, from the exons ATGGAGCAGCTGGTCACTACCTTATTGGGCTTATTTACAG GTGCTGCCGAAGAAGCAGATGTTGTTTTCGGTGAAGCAGCTGCTCTTCGTATTCAAAAGCAGTACTTACATCAGGGATCAACATCCCTAAACTTGTACTCGTCCAATGAGGATCGCAACTTAGTTTTTTCTAAAAACTTTGGTTCAGATGATGTCAGTCCAAGGCAATTGAAAAACATGCAAACTAATAACCTGAGAGATATTCCTGGAAACTATCATGGAGCAAGTATGTTGGCTGGAGCTTCTAGTCAACCATTAAACGGTGGTCCTTCAAATATGTCATTTTATAATACCCCTTCGCCAGTGGCCACACAG TTGTCAGGTGTGGCTCCTCCACCTTTGTGTAGAAATGTGCAACTCAATGGTTCAAACCTAAACACACTTGGTACAGATAGCTTCCCAAAGTCAACTGTGAACTCTACCATACAGGCTCCTCGAAGAAAGTTTGTGGATGAAGGAAAATTAAGAAAG ATTTCTGGGAGATTATTTTCTGATTCTGGCCCACGACGCAGTACAAGACTTTCTGGAGAAGCAGGCAACAATGCAAATGCAAGTGTCACAATGGTAGCTGGAAATGGAACTAGCAGTTCTTCTAAACATCTTGGAGGTTCCAAGTTCAGTTCCGTGGCACTTCGTTCTGTAACAGTGCGTAAAGGGCAGTCTTGGGCCAATGAAAATGTTGATGAAG gGGTATGTAATGAAGCTTTTGATGATTCTCGGGCAAGTATTTCTTCAACAAATTCTAGTTCTCTTCCCTGTGGTGATAGTAGAACTGTTGCACAAGGAGCAATTATGCCGACTGGGGGGGTTTCCTTGAGTGATTCTAGAGTAATAAGTGGTACTTCAGAAATATTGGGCCTCTTGAGAATTCTTGGGGAAGGCTACAGACTTTCCTGCATGTTCAGGTGCCAG GATGCATTGGATACCTATCTGAAACTACCACATAAGCATTATAATACCGGTTGGGTGCTTTCCCAG GTTGGAAAATCATATTTTGAATTGGTAGATTATATAGAAGCTGATCGGGCCTTCAGTCTTGCTCGTCGGGCATCACCATATTGTTTAGAAGGAATGGATATATATTCAACAGTTCTATAT CATTTGAAGGAAGATATGAAGTTGAGTTACCTCGCACAGGAGTTGATTACAACTGACCGCCTAGCTCCTCAATCCTG GTGTGCAATGGGAAACTGTTATAGCTTACAGAAAGACCATGAAACAGCTCTTAAAAATTTCCAGCGAGCTGTTCAATTGAATGCAAGATTTTCATATGGGCACACCCTTTGTGGTCATGA ATACGTAGCTTTGGAGGATTTTGAAAATGGAATCAGGAGCTACCAGAGTGCCCTACTGGTTGATGCTAGACATTATAATGCTTGGTATGGGCTTGGGATGATCTTTCTTCGCCAAGagaagtttgagttttcggaGCATCACTTTCGAATGGCTTTCCAAATAAACCCACGTTCCTCTGTTATAATGTCTTATCTTGGAACTGCTTTACATGCCTTAAAG AGAAGCGAAGAGGCTATTGAGGTGATGGAGAAGGCTATATTAGCGGACAAGAAGAATCCTCTTCCCATGTATCAGAAGGCTAATATACTTGCGAGCttggaaaattttgaagaagcCCTCAAAGTCCTAGAGGAACTTAAAGAGTATGCCCCTCGCGAAAGTAGTGTGTATGCTTTAATGGGCAAGATATATAAGCGGCACAATATGCATAACAAAGCCTTGCTTCACTATGGTCTTGCTTTGGATCTGAAACCTCCTGCAACTGATGTCGCTGCCATTAAG GCTGCCATTGAAAAGTTGCACGTACCAGATGAAATTGAAGACAACCTATAA
- the LOC123195302 gene encoding cell division cycle protein 27 homolog B isoform X1, whose protein sequence is MEAILTDCVQNSLRHFMHQNAIFLCERLCAEFPSEMNLQLLAACYLQNNQAYAAYNILKGTQMAQSRYLFAKSCFRMNLFSEAEAALSPANEPNAEIPNGAAGHYLIGLIYRYTDRRKSAIHHFKQALSLDPLLWAAYEELCILGAAEEADVVFGEAAALRIQKQYLHQGSTSLNLYSSNEDRNLVFSKNFGSDDVSPRQLKNMQTNNLRDIPGNYHGASMLAGASSQPLNGGPSNMSFYNTPSPVATQLSGVAPPPLCRNVQLNGSNLNTLGTDSFPKSTVNSTIQAPRRKFVDEGKLRKISGRLFSDSGPRRSTRLSGEAGNNANASVTMVAGNGTSSSSKHLGGSKFSSVALRSVTVRKGQSWANENVDEGVCNEAFDDSRASISSTNSSSLPCGDSRTVAQGAIMPTGGVSLSDSRVISGTSEILGLLRILGEGYRLSCMFRCQDALDTYLKLPHKHYNTGWVLSQVGKSYFELVDYIEADRAFSLARRASPYCLEGMDIYSTVLYHLKEDMKLSYLAQELITTDRLAPQSWCAMGNCYSLQKDHETALKNFQRAVQLNARFSYGHTLCGHEYVALEDFENGIRSYQSALLVDARHYNAWYGLGMIFLRQEKFEFSEHHFRMAFQINPRSSVIMSYLGTALHALKRSEEAIEVMEKAILADKKNPLPMYQKANILASLENFEEALKVLEELKEYAPRESSVYALMGKIYKRHNMHNKALLHYGLALDLKPPATDVAAIKAAIEKLHVPDEIEDNL, encoded by the exons atggAAGCGATTCTCACGGACTGTGTACAGAACAGTCTCCGCCATTTCATGCATCAAAACGCCATTTTCCTCTGTGAACGTCTCTGTGCCGAGTTCCCTTCCGAG ATGAATTTGCAGTTATTAGCTGCCTGCTACTTGCAGAACAATCAGGCATATGctgcatataatattttaaagg GAACTCAAATGGCTCAATCCCGCTATTTGTTTGCAAAATCATGCTTTCGGATGAATCTTTTTAGTGAAGCTGAAGCTGCATTAAGTCCTGCTAATGAACCTAATGCAGag ATTCCAAATGGAGCAGCTGGTCACTACCTTATTGGGCTTATTTACAG GTACACTGATAGAAGGAAAAGTGCTATTCACCACTTTAAACAGGCCTTGTCTCTGGATCCTTTACTGTGGGCTGCATATGAAGAATTGTGTATACTAG GTGCTGCCGAAGAAGCAGATGTTGTTTTCGGTGAAGCAGCTGCTCTTCGTATTCAAAAGCAGTACTTACATCAGGGATCAACATCCCTAAACTTGTACTCGTCCAATGAGGATCGCAACTTAGTTTTTTCTAAAAACTTTGGTTCAGATGATGTCAGTCCAAGGCAATTGAAAAACATGCAAACTAATAACCTGAGAGATATTCCTGGAAACTATCATGGAGCAAGTATGTTGGCTGGAGCTTCTAGTCAACCATTAAACGGTGGTCCTTCAAATATGTCATTTTATAATACCCCTTCGCCAGTGGCCACACAG TTGTCAGGTGTGGCTCCTCCACCTTTGTGTAGAAATGTGCAACTCAATGGTTCAAACCTAAACACACTTGGTACAGATAGCTTCCCAAAGTCAACTGTGAACTCTACCATACAGGCTCCTCGAAGAAAGTTTGTGGATGAAGGAAAATTAAGAAAG ATTTCTGGGAGATTATTTTCTGATTCTGGCCCACGACGCAGTACAAGACTTTCTGGAGAAGCAGGCAACAATGCAAATGCAAGTGTCACAATGGTAGCTGGAAATGGAACTAGCAGTTCTTCTAAACATCTTGGAGGTTCCAAGTTCAGTTCCGTGGCACTTCGTTCTGTAACAGTGCGTAAAGGGCAGTCTTGGGCCAATGAAAATGTTGATGAAG gGGTATGTAATGAAGCTTTTGATGATTCTCGGGCAAGTATTTCTTCAACAAATTCTAGTTCTCTTCCCTGTGGTGATAGTAGAACTGTTGCACAAGGAGCAATTATGCCGACTGGGGGGGTTTCCTTGAGTGATTCTAGAGTAATAAGTGGTACTTCAGAAATATTGGGCCTCTTGAGAATTCTTGGGGAAGGCTACAGACTTTCCTGCATGTTCAGGTGCCAG GATGCATTGGATACCTATCTGAAACTACCACATAAGCATTATAATACCGGTTGGGTGCTTTCCCAG GTTGGAAAATCATATTTTGAATTGGTAGATTATATAGAAGCTGATCGGGCCTTCAGTCTTGCTCGTCGGGCATCACCATATTGTTTAGAAGGAATGGATATATATTCAACAGTTCTATAT CATTTGAAGGAAGATATGAAGTTGAGTTACCTCGCACAGGAGTTGATTACAACTGACCGCCTAGCTCCTCAATCCTG GTGTGCAATGGGAAACTGTTATAGCTTACAGAAAGACCATGAAACAGCTCTTAAAAATTTCCAGCGAGCTGTTCAATTGAATGCAAGATTTTCATATGGGCACACCCTTTGTGGTCATGA ATACGTAGCTTTGGAGGATTTTGAAAATGGAATCAGGAGCTACCAGAGTGCCCTACTGGTTGATGCTAGACATTATAATGCTTGGTATGGGCTTGGGATGATCTTTCTTCGCCAAGagaagtttgagttttcggaGCATCACTTTCGAATGGCTTTCCAAATAAACCCACGTTCCTCTGTTATAATGTCTTATCTTGGAACTGCTTTACATGCCTTAAAG AGAAGCGAAGAGGCTATTGAGGTGATGGAGAAGGCTATATTAGCGGACAAGAAGAATCCTCTTCCCATGTATCAGAAGGCTAATATACTTGCGAGCttggaaaattttgaagaagcCCTCAAAGTCCTAGAGGAACTTAAAGAGTATGCCCCTCGCGAAAGTAGTGTGTATGCTTTAATGGGCAAGATATATAAGCGGCACAATATGCATAACAAAGCCTTGCTTCACTATGGTCTTGCTTTGGATCTGAAACCTCCTGCAACTGATGTCGCTGCCATTAAG GCTGCCATTGAAAAGTTGCACGTACCAGATGAAATTGAAGACAACCTATAA